In a genomic window of Methanogenium sp. S4BF:
- the hisI gene encoding phosphoribosyl-AMP cyclohydrolase yields MEINYNESGLVPVITQDAKTGRVLMLAYANARALSLSQSTGYAHYFSRSRNRIWKKGEESGHFQKIEGIRVDCDADTLLYIVHQIGAPCHTGYETCFFRELGGKIIARRLVDPDEVYDKKDE; encoded by the coding sequence ATGGAAATTAATTACAATGAATCAGGACTTGTTCCTGTAATTACACAGGATGCAAAGACCGGGCGTGTTCTGATGCTTGCGTATGCAAATGCTCGGGCCCTCTCTCTTTCTCAGTCAACAGGGTATGCGCATTATTTTTCCCGCAGCAGAAATCGAATCTGGAAAAAAGGTGAGGAATCCGGACATTTTCAAAAAATTGAAGGTATACGGGTCGATTGTGATGCGGACACTCTCCTGTATATTGTGCATCAGATCGGTGCGCCCTGCCATACCGGATATGAGACCTGTTTTTTCCGTGAACTTGGCGGAAAAATAATTGCGCGACGGTTGGTTGATCCGGACGAGGTATATGATAAAAAGGATGAGTGA